The Coffea arabica cultivar ET-39 chromosome 1e, Coffea Arabica ET-39 HiFi, whole genome shotgun sequence genome has a window encoding:
- the LOC113713310 gene encoding E3 ubiquitin-protein ligase CHIP-like isoform X1, with translation MSPTVAAAAAAAAAMDAAAVAKQAEQLRQEGNHCFKKDRFGAAIDAYTEAIALCPNVAIYWTNRALCHRRRNDWKRVEEDCRRANQIDHHSVKAHYMLGLALLQREEYAEGVKELEKALDFGRGANPKGYMVEEIWLELAKAKYLEWEHESTNRSWELQSLKETCEEALKEKNFLDSSYANGYFDGDTKSNTEQLEALSRVFHKAAEDDIPTEVPDYLCCKITLDIFRDPVIAPSGFTYERAVILNHLEKVGKFDPITREPLFKSQLVPNLAIKEAVGAFLDKHGWAYKMD, from the exons ATGTCTCCCACGGTGGCTGcagccgccgccgccgccgccgctaTGGATGCCGCAGCGGTGGCCAAACAAGCGGAACAGCTCCGGCAAGAAGGCAACCATTGCTTCAAGAAAGATCGATTTGGTGCTGCCATCGATGCTTATACTGAG GCGATTGCATTGTGCCCTAATGTGGCCATATATTGGACAAATCGTGCTTTGTGTCATCGGAGGCGCAA TGATTGGAAAAGGGTGGAGGAAGATTGTAGAAGAGCTAATCAGATTGATCACCATTCTGTCAAG GCCCATTACATGCTAGGTCTTGCTTTGCTGCAAAGAGAAGAGTATGCTGAAGGGGTCAAGGAACTAGAAAAG GCGTTGGATTTCGGAAGGGGTGCTAACCCGAAAGGTTACATGGTAGAGGAAATCTGGCTGGAGCTTGCAAAAGCAAAATACTTGGAGTGGGAGCATGAATCCACCAATCGTTCTTGGGAACTTCAAAGTTTGAA AGAAACTTGTGAAGAAGCTCTCAAGGAGAAAAATTTCCTGGATTCTTCTTATGCCAATGGTTATTTTGATGGAGATACAAAGTCCAATACCGAGCAACTGGAAGCATTAAGTAGGGTTTTCCACAAAGCTGCAGAAGATGATATACCAACCGAG GTGCCAGATTATCTTTGTTGTAAAATTACGCTTGACATTTTTCGTGATCCTGTCATCGCTCCTAGTGGATTTACGTATGAGCGGGCAGTGATCCTTAACCATTTGGAAAAG GTGGGTAAGTTTGATCCAATTACACGCGAACCACTGTTTAAATCCCAGCTGGTGCCGAATTTGGCCATAAAAGAGGCAGTAGGAGCATTTCTGGACAAGCACGGTTGGGCTTACAAGATGGACTAA
- the LOC113713310 gene encoding E3 ubiquitin-protein ligase CHIP-like isoform X2, which yields MSPTVAAAAAAAAAMDAAAVAKQAEQLRQEGNHCFKKDRFGAAIDAYTEAHYMLGLALLQREEYAEGVKELEKALDFGRGANPKGYMVEEIWLELAKAKYLEWEHESTNRSWELQSLKETCEEALKEKNFLDSSYANGYFDGDTKSNTEQLEALSRVFHKAAEDDIPTEVPDYLCCKITLDIFRDPVIAPSGFTYERAVILNHLEKVGKFDPITREPLFKSQLVPNLAIKEAVGAFLDKHGWAYKMD from the exons ATGTCTCCCACGGTGGCTGcagccgccgccgccgccgccgctaTGGATGCCGCAGCGGTGGCCAAACAAGCGGAACAGCTCCGGCAAGAAGGCAACCATTGCTTCAAGAAAGATCGATTTGGTGCTGCCATCGATGCTTATACTGAG GCCCATTACATGCTAGGTCTTGCTTTGCTGCAAAGAGAAGAGTATGCTGAAGGGGTCAAGGAACTAGAAAAG GCGTTGGATTTCGGAAGGGGTGCTAACCCGAAAGGTTACATGGTAGAGGAAATCTGGCTGGAGCTTGCAAAAGCAAAATACTTGGAGTGGGAGCATGAATCCACCAATCGTTCTTGGGAACTTCAAAGTTTGAA AGAAACTTGTGAAGAAGCTCTCAAGGAGAAAAATTTCCTGGATTCTTCTTATGCCAATGGTTATTTTGATGGAGATACAAAGTCCAATACCGAGCAACTGGAAGCATTAAGTAGGGTTTTCCACAAAGCTGCAGAAGATGATATACCAACCGAG GTGCCAGATTATCTTTGTTGTAAAATTACGCTTGACATTTTTCGTGATCCTGTCATCGCTCCTAGTGGATTTACGTATGAGCGGGCAGTGATCCTTAACCATTTGGAAAAG GTGGGTAAGTTTGATCCAATTACACGCGAACCACTGTTTAAATCCCAGCTGGTGCCGAATTTGGCCATAAAAGAGGCAGTAGGAGCATTTCTGGACAAGCACGGTTGGGCTTACAAGATGGACTAA
- the LOC113713317 gene encoding U-box domain-containing protein 9, translated as MAKSGVLEDGDGDPVVAAAAKVMELKRELQKIVKAIDEGDDVNLDALDKAHRLLCALKELKIKKRSLSSKIHDSSSLTVPDEFCCPLSEELMRDPVIVATGQTYDRPFIQKWLKDGNRTCPRTQQVLSHTILTPNHLIREMISQWCKNNGIQLPDPTQYSEDDGPTEADRDRFISLLSKMSSSLSDQKESARDLRLLTKRMPSFRALFGESVDAIPQLLSPISKSKSPSDIDPDMQEDIITTLLNLSIHDNNKKLVAETPMVIPLLMDALRSGTIETRSNAAAALFTLSALDSNKALIGKSGALKPLIDLLDEGHNIAMKDVASAIFNLCILHENKARAVRDGAVKVILKKITNRVLVDELLAILAMLSNNQKAVEEMVEFEAVPCLFSIMRGTACARNKENCIAILYTICFSDRTKWKEMREEDRTYGTISQLVQNGTSRAKRKASGILERLNRAVNLTHTA; from the exons ATGGCGAAAAGTGGGGTGCTGGAGGATGGAGATGGTGATCCGGTGGTGGCGGCCGCGGCAAAGGTGATGGAATTGAAGAGGGAATTGCAGAAGATTGTCAAAGCAATTGATGAGGGTGATGATGTTAATTTGGACGCCCTGGATAAGGCCCACCGGTTGCTTTGTGCTCTCAAGGAGTTGAAGATTAAGAAGCGATCCTTGTCTTCCAAGATTCACGATTCCTCCTCTCTAACTGTCCCCGACGAGTTTTGCTGCCCGCTTTCCGAAGAACTCATGAGGGATCCTGTTATTGTCGCCACCGGTCAG ACTTATGATAGACCCTTCATTCAGAAATGGTTAAAAGATGGAAATAGGACGTGTCCCCGGACTCAACAAGTACTTTCGCATACTATTCTTACGCCTAATCACTTGATTAGAGAAATGATATCACAATGGTGCAAGAACAATGGGATCCAATTGCCAGACCCCACACAGTATTCTGAGGATGATGGGCCAACAGAAGCTGATAGGGACCGTTTCATTTCTTTGCTTTCAAAGATGTCTTCTTCATTATCTGATCAAAAGGAATCAGCTAGGGATCTGCGGCTGTTGACCAAAAGGATGCCTTCATTCCGAGCCctatttggtgaatctgttgACGCGATACCTCAATTGCTATCTCCCATATCTAAAAGCAAGTCTCCAAGTGATATTGACCCTGACATGCAAGAAGACATAATCACAACCCTTTTGAATCTTTCCATTCATGACAACAATAAGAAGCTTGTGGCAGAAACCCCAATGGTTATTCCTCTTCTTATGGATGCCTTACGATCGGGAACTATAGAAACAAGGAGCAATGCTGCAGCTGCTCTGTTCACATTGTCAGCCCTCGACTCCAATAAAGCACTAATAGGAAAATCTGGCGCATTGAAACCCCTGATTGATCTTCTAGATGAAGGTCACAACATAGCAATGAAAGATGTGGCATCAGCAATCTTTAATTTGTGTATCCTTCATGAGAATAAGGCAAGAGCTGTTAGAGATGGCGCTGTGAAGGTGATCCTGAAAAAGATCACAAATAGAGTGCTGGTGGATGAGTTATTGGCCATCCTTGCCATGCTCTCAAACAATCAGAAGGCTGTGGAGGAAATGGTAGAGTTTGAAGCTGTTCCATGCTTATTTAGTATAATGAGAGGGACAGCATGTGCTCGCAACAAGGAGAACTGCATCGCTATTCTTTACACTATTTGTTTCAGCGATCGGACAAAGTGGAAGGAGATGAGAGAAGAAGATAGAACTTATGGTACAATCTCTCAGCTTGTTCAAAATGGTACTTCAAGAGCCAAGAGAAAGGCCAGTGGCATTCTTGAGAGACTAAATAGGGCTGTCAATCTTACCCACACAGCATGA